The Nitrosomonas communis genome has a segment encoding these proteins:
- a CDS encoding transglycosylase domain-containing protein has product MAILVGIACYVAQVFFTLPDISALRATNPASTALMDMRAAETQQKGIIKRRIQFWVPYEQISPHLKYAVLAAQDATFFSRKGSDLGKLLNYVDMNGKEKELTNQGGITLTQQLAKNLYSSSSENQFFKLREFLIVRQLETELSKHRIFEIYLNVIEWGDGIWGAEAAARMYFRTPALKLNREQAALLAAAITNSRLPANPSKRLLRRQQFILERMDNVELP; this is encoded by the coding sequence ATGGCAATCCTTGTGGGCATAGCGTGCTATGTCGCACAAGTGTTTTTCACCCTGCCCGATATTAGTGCCCTTCGGGCAACAAATCCTGCATCGACAGCACTCATGGATATGCGTGCTGCTGAGACGCAGCAGAAGGGCATAATAAAGCGGCGTATTCAGTTCTGGGTTCCGTACGAACAGATATCTCCTCATCTAAAATATGCGGTATTAGCAGCGCAGGATGCTACTTTTTTTTCGCGCAAAGGTAGCGACTTAGGCAAGCTGCTTAATTACGTTGATATGAATGGAAAGGAAAAGGAACTAACGAACCAGGGAGGAATTACCCTCACACAGCAGTTAGCCAAGAACCTTTATTCTTCATCTTCGGAAAATCAGTTCTTCAAGTTGCGTGAATTCCTCATCGTCCGGCAGCTCGAAACTGAGCTTAGCAAGCATCGTATTTTTGAGATCTACCTGAATGTGATTGAATGGGGTGACGGTATTTGGGGGGCAGAAGCCGCAGCCAGGATGTATTTCAGAACTCCTGCCTTGAAACTAAACCGCGAACAGGCGGCTTTGCTAGCCGCAGCTATTACCAATTCAAGACTGCCTGCTAATCCATCGAAAAGGCTATTGCGTCGCCAGCAATTCATCCTCGAGCGTATGGATAATGTTGAACTGCCATAA
- a CDS encoding transposase codes for MNWQERLITIYLYVCKHYQQNLWTYSQRMSHYADLSFSDEEVITLYLFGVMDKHREIKGIYEYADRHLRDWFPRLPGYVTYVQRLNRVADVFAPLLALIQQEQETRNSGQVWLTDSFPVILVRQGHRFKACVAKQLADSGYCSTKKLYYHGVRVHIIGRRQPGSSPIPEYIDVTGASDHDGKIFDQIRPQLHNNELYGDKAYQRPDAEEVRQAQNLTVLTPVKKQKGQHHLEPQDQWLSTAVSRVRQPIEALFAWIEEKTGIECASQVRSYQGLMVHVFGKLAAALFFWNFLRASS; via the coding sequence ATGAACTGGCAAGAGCGATTAATAACGATTTATCTCTATGTTTGCAAGCATTATCAGCAAAATCTTTGGACTTATAGTCAAAGAATGAGTCATTACGCGGATTTAAGTTTTAGCGACGAAGAAGTGATTACTCTCTACCTGTTCGGTGTAATGGACAAGCATCGAGAGATCAAAGGTATTTATGAGTATGCGGATCGCCATTTACGCGATTGGTTTCCACGACTTCCAGGTTATGTGACTTATGTGCAGCGCCTGAATCGGGTTGCCGATGTGTTTGCACCCTTATTAGCACTGATTCAGCAGGAACAGGAAACCAGGAATTCCGGGCAAGTCTGGTTGACCGATTCATTTCCGGTCATCCTTGTCAGGCAAGGCCACCGGTTTAAAGCGTGTGTAGCTAAACAGTTGGCAGATTCAGGTTATTGCTCAACCAAGAAATTGTATTATCATGGTGTGCGGGTCCATATCATAGGGCGCCGTCAACCAGGCTCATCGCCGATCCCCGAGTACATCGATGTAACCGGCGCCAGCGACCACGATGGCAAAATATTTGATCAGATTCGGCCACAATTGCACAACAATGAGCTGTATGGTGATAAAGCTTATCAACGGCCAGACGCCGAAGAGGTCAGACAAGCCCAGAATCTGACCGTCTTGACACCGGTTAAAAAACAAAAAGGGCAACACCATCTGGAACCACAGGATCAATGGTTGTCTACAGCGGTGTCTCGCGTTCGGCAACCGATTGAAGCCTTATTTGCCTGGATTGAAGAAAAGACAGGCATTGAATGTGCCAGTCAAGTTCGTTCTTATCAAGGGCTTATGGTGCATGTCTTCGGAAAACTGGCTGCGGCTCTGTTTTTTTGGAATTTTTTACGAGCTAGCTCTTAA
- a CDS encoding GTP-binding protein: MLFLGIFRGALKDFEEAKILQETGESLGEGDERSVADLLTDQVEFSDVILINKIDLVTSDTLTKLRGILCSLNTQAEIILIENGRVDLTKVLNTYKFNFERAQQAPGWLKELRGEHIPETEEYGINSFVYTARRPFHPQRFYDFLHQPRTEGKLLRSKGYFWLATRPDYAGQWNQAGGIARYGYGGMFWKAVPKEQWPTDEDYLASIHEQWVEPFGDMRQELVFIGQNLDEQAICQWLDECLLTDTEFNAGKDYWTTLQDPFPSWERN; this comes from the coding sequence TTGCTTTTTTTAGGTATTTTTAGAGGTGCCCTTAAAGATTTTGAGGAAGCCAAAATACTGCAAGAGACGGGGGAGAGCCTTGGAGAGGGAGATGAGCGTAGTGTGGCCGATTTGCTGACTGATCAAGTAGAGTTCAGCGATGTTATCCTGATCAATAAGATCGATTTAGTGACTTCAGACACGTTAACAAAATTACGTGGTATTTTATGCAGTCTCAATACGCAAGCTGAGATCATCCTGATTGAAAATGGACGGGTAGATTTAACCAAAGTGCTGAATACCTATAAATTCAATTTTGAGCGTGCCCAGCAAGCGCCGGGCTGGCTCAAGGAATTACGTGGAGAACATATTCCGGAAACAGAGGAATATGGCATCAACAGCTTTGTTTACACAGCGAGAAGGCCGTTTCATCCTCAACGTTTTTACGATTTTCTTCACCAACCCAGGACAGAGGGAAAACTGCTACGCTCGAAAGGTTATTTCTGGCTGGCAACGCGACCAGATTATGCCGGGCAATGGAATCAGGCAGGGGGTATCGCGCGCTATGGTTATGGTGGAATGTTCTGGAAAGCGGTGCCGAAGGAGCAATGGCCCACGGATGAGGACTATTTGGCATCAATCCATGAGCAGTGGGTAGAACCATTTGGGGATATGCGACAGGAACTGGTCTTTATCGGGCAGAATCTGGACGAACAAGCAATCTGTCAATGGCTAGACGAATGCCTGCTGACCGATACCGAATTTAATGCTGGCAAAGATTATTGGACGACATTGCAGGACCCATTTCCTTCTTGGGAGAGAAATTGA
- a CDS encoding RNA polymerase factor sigma-70: MMMPVDKWSQGLGTLFIANRTQLLRAAYKILGDWERSDDVVQDAYIKITEMAAAQKVRQPLAYLFQIVRNLAIDHYRRDVFESELFGTDEEGLQVPALTGTPETHAINRQHLELIAEALAKLPERTKRVFELYRIHGYTHRMIADELGISTSLANILIHEAMNHCKNAL, translated from the coding sequence ATGATGATGCCAGTAGACAAATGGTCTCAAGGATTAGGCACCTTGTTTATCGCGAACCGCACCCAATTACTCCGGGCAGCGTATAAAATTTTAGGCGACTGGGAACGATCAGATGATGTAGTGCAAGACGCTTATATCAAAATCACTGAGATGGCAGCTGCGCAGAAGGTTAGACAGCCATTGGCCTATCTATTTCAGATCGTACGCAATTTGGCTATCGATCACTATAGGCGTGATGTATTCGAGTCAGAGCTTTTTGGAACAGACGAGGAGGGGTTGCAGGTTCCAGCTCTGACGGGAACACCAGAAACTCATGCAATCAATCGTCAACATCTCGAGTTGATTGCAGAAGCGTTAGCTAAGCTTCCGGAGCGTACAAAACGGGTTTTTGAGCTTTATCGGATACATGGATATACGCATCGGATGATTGCAGATGAATTGGGTATTTCTACTTCCTTAGCAAATATTCTCATCCATGAAGCAATGAATCACTGCAAGAATGCTCTTTAA
- a CDS encoding DUF1826 domain-containing protein: protein MRASTLSTDLPAHFSIRQSISVVGHEPEILSRVYDDSVKICILQRVLSANIKQFIAYLLQEYVGFELAQPINIAHIRERLNTWLPQHHALNAFIEDVSWLVEMFAFLFDLESVGLRLNILTKTMCPRFHTDKVPCRLITTYAGKGTEWLDNKTIDRIMLAACNESKEEAEAFAKQYLIQSLQEGDIALFKGERWGEQNDQGVVHRSPALERNETRLLLTLDFA, encoded by the coding sequence ATGCGCGCCTCTACATTATCAACCGATTTACCCGCTCATTTTTCAATAAGACAAAGTATAAGCGTAGTAGGCCACGAACCAGAAATACTTTCGCGAGTCTATGATGACTCTGTCAAAATATGCATTTTGCAGCGTGTGCTCAGTGCCAATATCAAACAATTTATCGCGTATTTGCTGCAAGAATACGTTGGCTTCGAGCTGGCGCAGCCAATCAATATAGCGCACATAAGAGAGCGCTTGAACACATGGCTGCCCCAACATCACGCGCTTAATGCTTTTATTGAGGATGTAAGCTGGCTGGTTGAGATGTTTGCCTTCTTATTTGATTTGGAAAGCGTCGGCTTGCGGCTGAATATTCTTACTAAAACCATGTGTCCGCGTTTCCATACGGACAAAGTACCTTGCCGCTTGATCACGACTTATGCTGGCAAAGGAACGGAATGGTTAGATAACAAAACTATTGATCGTATTATGCTTGCAGCTTGCAACGAATCCAAAGAAGAGGCAGAAGCATTCGCAAAACAATACCTAATTCAGAGCTTGCAGGAAGGGGATATTGCTTTATTCAAAGGTGAGCGATGGGGAGAACAGAATGATCAGGGCGTAGTTCATCGTTCACC
- a CDS encoding IS5 family transposase, with product MQLGFFDLDNRYAQLSKLNDPLEELNRIIDWNLFADLLAETTTKPRKSEAGRKPFDRVMLFKMLVLQRMNNLSDDRLEYQVRDRLSFMRFLGLGLAGVVPDAKTMWSFREELKENHLMDRLFAKFDECLRELEVELKSGQIIDATFVSVPKQRNTREENKMIKEDAVPIEWGQNPHKLAQKDIDARWTKKNSESFYGYKDHVNMDRDTKLITTWEVTSAQIHDSQVLEEVLQSPEVGGADIYADSAYRSNAQEESLVTSKYTSQIHEKGARNHPLTQAQKSSNKEKSRVRARVEHVFGSMTNELGGITIRTIGYGRAKVQIGLLNLVYNIKRVATLIRKGYFSFDRVSAPEMA from the coding sequence ATGCAACTCGGTTTTTTTGACCTTGACAATCGATATGCTCAGCTAAGTAAGTTAAATGATCCGCTTGAAGAGCTGAATCGCATAATCGATTGGAATCTATTCGCTGATCTTCTTGCAGAGACAACGACGAAGCCCCGGAAAAGTGAAGCAGGCCGCAAACCCTTTGATCGGGTGATGCTATTCAAAATGCTGGTATTACAAAGAATGAATAATCTGTCGGATGATCGGCTGGAGTATCAAGTCCGGGACCGGTTGAGTTTCATGCGGTTTTTGGGACTTGGTCTGGCAGGGGTAGTGCCTGACGCAAAGACCATGTGGTCGTTCCGGGAAGAGTTAAAAGAGAACCATCTGATGGATCGTCTGTTTGCAAAATTCGATGAATGTTTACGAGAGTTGGAGGTAGAACTGAAGTCAGGTCAGATCATTGATGCGACCTTTGTGAGTGTGCCTAAACAACGCAATACACGTGAAGAAAACAAGATGATTAAAGAAGATGCCGTTCCGATTGAATGGGGACAGAATCCCCACAAACTGGCGCAAAAAGACATTGATGCGCGTTGGACGAAGAAGAACAGCGAATCGTTTTATGGTTACAAAGATCACGTCAATATGGATCGCGATACCAAGCTGATAACCACATGGGAAGTTACTTCAGCGCAAATTCATGACAGTCAGGTTTTGGAAGAAGTGCTGCAATCCCCTGAAGTGGGAGGCGCAGATATTTATGCGGACTCAGCATACCGCAGCAATGCACAGGAAGAAAGTCTGGTCACCTCAAAATACACGAGTCAGATTCACGAAAAAGGCGCTCGCAATCATCCCCTCACGCAAGCACAAAAATCCAGTAACAAAGAGAAATCACGGGTGCGTGCACGAGTCGAGCATGTGTTTGGTTCGATGACGAATGAACTGGGCGGAATCACGATTCGTACCATAGGTTATGGGAGAGCAAAAGTACAAATAGGCTTACTCAACCTCGTCTATAACATCAAGCGTGTAGCGACGCTGATTCGAAAAGGGTATTTCAGTTTCGATAGGGTTAGTGCGCCCGAAATGGCTTAA